One region of Mesobacillus boroniphilus genomic DNA includes:
- a CDS encoding DHA2 family efflux MFS transporter permease subunit translates to MEQNMKTPDKPPYGILAVLIVGAFIAFLNNTLLNIALPSIMSDLEVEATTVQWLTTGFMLVSGVMIPLSAYLIQKYSVRRLFLTAMGLFTAGTIIAGAAHVFPLLLAGRMIQASGTAIMMPLLMNVMLVSFPIEKRGTAMGVFGLVLMFAPAIGPTLSGWLIEHYDWRMLFHFVTPIAATILLLGFFMLKDKKEKVHMRLDIISLSLSSVGFGGLLYGFSSAGSKGWDSPHVYLTLAIGVVSLIVFILRQLGQDNPMLNFRIYKYPMFALSSVISMIVTMALFSGMLLLPIYVQTIRGISPLDAGLMLLPGAIAMAIMSPITGRLFDKFGGRALAIIGLIITLVTSYYFSKLSMETTYTQLIILYTVRMFGMSMVNMPVNTNGLNQLPARYYPHGTAMNNTMQQVSGAIGTALLVTVMSMRAESYGKELAASALKEAAAAGKAVTPAVKAEMEQQIAMQAMLHGINDAFYVTVFLSFIALVLAFFIKRATQAEDTIGRKVPAKNHSHKLANN, encoded by the coding sequence ATGGAACAAAATATGAAAACACCTGACAAACCGCCCTATGGAATACTGGCGGTATTAATTGTTGGAGCCTTTATCGCATTCTTAAATAATACTTTGCTTAATATAGCTTTGCCATCTATAATGTCTGACTTGGAGGTCGAGGCAACGACAGTCCAATGGCTGACAACTGGATTTATGCTCGTCAGTGGTGTGATGATTCCGCTTAGTGCGTATTTGATTCAAAAGTATTCGGTAAGACGATTATTTTTGACGGCAATGGGTTTATTCACAGCGGGTACAATCATAGCCGGAGCAGCACACGTTTTTCCGCTTTTATTAGCAGGGCGTATGATTCAGGCATCCGGCACGGCGATCATGATGCCACTTTTAATGAATGTCATGCTTGTCAGCTTTCCAATTGAAAAACGCGGTACCGCAATGGGCGTATTCGGATTGGTACTTATGTTCGCACCAGCTATAGGTCCGACACTTTCAGGATGGCTAATCGAGCATTACGACTGGAGAATGCTTTTCCATTTTGTAACGCCAATCGCTGCCACAATCCTTTTACTTGGATTTTTCATGTTAAAAGATAAAAAAGAGAAAGTGCATATGCGTCTGGACATTATTTCATTATCCTTGTCGAGTGTCGGATTTGGCGGGCTCTTGTACGGTTTCAGTTCTGCCGGTTCGAAGGGATGGGATAGTCCACATGTCTATCTAACTTTGGCAATCGGAGTAGTATCACTTATCGTATTTATCCTTCGTCAATTAGGCCAAGATAATCCTATGTTGAATTTCAGGATTTATAAGTATCCAATGTTTGCTTTATCTTCTGTGATTTCAATGATCGTTACAATGGCGCTGTTCTCGGGAATGCTATTGCTGCCAATCTACGTGCAGACAATACGCGGAATTTCTCCATTGGATGCGGGCTTAATGCTGTTGCCAGGTGCGATAGCCATGGCGATTATGTCTCCGATTACCGGAAGATTATTTGACAAATTTGGTGGTCGCGCCTTGGCCATCATCGGTCTGATCATCACGCTTGTGACGAGCTATTATTTCAGCAAGCTATCAATGGAAACAACATATACTCAGCTGATCATCCTGTATACAGTTCGCATGTTCGGGATGTCCATGGTTAATATGCCTGTAAACACGAATGGTCTAAACCAATTGCCTGCACGTTATTATCCACACGGTACCGCGATGAACAACACGATGCAGCAGGTTTCCGGTGCGATTGGAACAGCATTGTTGGTAACGGTCATGTCAATGCGTGCAGAATCCTATGGAAAAGAATTAGCTGCCTCAGCACTTAAGGAGGCTGCAGCTGCTGGAAAAGCCGTTACACCTGCTGTTAAAGCAGAAATGGAACAACAGATTGCCATGCAGGCAATGCTGCATGGAATCAATGACGCTTTTTATGTAACAGTTTTCCTCTCATTCATCGCTTTGGTGCTCGCTTTCTTTATCAAACGTGCAACACAAGCAGAAGATACTATTGGCAGAAAAGTTCCTGCCAAGAATCACTCCCATAAATTAGCTAATAACTAA
- a CDS encoding TetR/AcrR family transcriptional regulator: MNDRKRQVIEKAHQLFIEKGFQATSIQDILDYSGISKGTFYNYFSSKNELLMDIFKTAFRKMEIDRNGLLIGQDPGDPKIFISQIEFQMTANRENKIVPLFEEVFFSGDKELKQFIEVGQMKMLRWFSGRLGDITDENAQPYLLDAAIMLNGILLQNIRFHRKANGEKASIRPVVRYSVTRILNMLDELVLSGEQLVPPEFLDKWLPVSKTEDLDWRGKVHSVISRLKKLDCNNIDYLKKLDFIEEEILRSSAPRKFLIDSVILSLATADKIELIELQALIDENLLEKA; this comes from the coding sequence ATGAACGACAGAAAACGTCAAGTTATTGAGAAAGCACATCAGCTATTCATAGAAAAAGGATTCCAGGCCACCTCTATACAGGATATCCTCGATTACAGCGGTATTTCAAAAGGAACCTTCTATAATTATTTCTCTTCCAAAAACGAACTACTCATGGATATCTTTAAAACGGCCTTCAGGAAGATGGAGATTGATCGTAATGGTTTACTGATTGGCCAGGACCCTGGTGACCCGAAAATCTTTATTAGCCAAATCGAATTCCAGATGACCGCAAACCGCGAAAATAAAATAGTACCTCTTTTTGAAGAAGTGTTTTTCTCTGGAGATAAGGAGCTCAAGCAATTTATCGAAGTGGGACAAATGAAGATGTTACGCTGGTTTTCCGGACGGCTCGGAGACATAACAGATGAAAATGCCCAGCCATACCTTCTGGATGCGGCGATTATGTTAAATGGAATTCTGCTTCAAAACATCAGGTTTCATCGTAAAGCAAACGGCGAGAAAGCGAGTATACGCCCAGTTGTTCGGTATAGTGTAACTCGGATTTTGAATATGCTTGATGAACTAGTGTTATCTGGGGAACAATTAGTGCCTCCGGAATTCTTGGATAAATGGCTTCCTGTTTCCAAAACAGAGGACCTTGACTGGAGGGGTAAAGTTCATTCAGTCATTTCCCGCCTGAAGAAACTGGACTGCAATAACATTGATTATCTTAAAAAGCTTGATTTCATCGAGGAAGAAATCCTTCGATCCTCAGCACCGAGAAAATTCCTGATTGACAGTGTCATTTTATCATTAGCCACGGCCGACAAAATTGAACTCATCGAGTTACAAGCACTGATAGACGAGAATTTGCTCGAAAAGGCATAA
- a CDS encoding bifunctional metallophosphatase/5'-nucleotidase codes for MEKRELVVLQTSDIHGNILPINYGNNEETNSGLAKLGSAFENVLKTSDCNLLIDNGDVIQGTPLTYHFARHMNDLDNPVVRVMKYLGYDGAVIGNHEFNYGQDLLKSAIRQSNFPWLSANIVIEHTKEPAFGKPYFIKTFTNGLRIAVIGVTTHYIPNWENPFNIMGLEFLDAFDTLKEWIEHLQETEQYDLLIVSYHGGFERDLETGDQTEQLTGENQAYRMCMEIPEIDILLTGHQHRQLSTQLNGVLVVQPGHKGLAFSKVSIKFENSKGKWTITEKTAEIIEIDETTHPDEKVLELTSEYEDSTQKWLDQPLGEIVGDMRVHSPLEVRKKDHPLIEFINKVQMDAAGVDISSTALFHNGAPGFPRNITMRDIVSNYVYPNTLKVITVSGQDIKDALEKSAEYFILNDEGEIQVNPSYETPKPQHYNYDMWEGIQYLFDISKPVGNRVTLLKYKGEPLNLDEEFDVVVNNYRAGGGGNFNMFKGKPVKKEIQTDMTELLADYIQRQGQIEATCNDNWRVLPHK; via the coding sequence ATGGAGAAGCGTGAGCTTGTAGTCCTTCAAACAAGCGATATTCATGGCAATATTTTACCTATCAATTATGGAAATAATGAAGAAACAAATTCGGGGCTGGCAAAGCTCGGATCTGCCTTCGAAAATGTTCTAAAGACAAGCGATTGCAACTTACTGATAGATAATGGCGATGTCATCCAGGGCACTCCCCTTACGTATCATTTCGCGAGACATATGAACGATTTAGATAACCCTGTTGTCAGAGTGATGAAATACCTGGGTTATGATGGAGCGGTAATTGGTAACCATGAATTCAATTATGGGCAAGATTTATTGAAGAGCGCCATCAGGCAATCTAATTTTCCGTGGCTATCCGCTAATATAGTAATAGAGCACACTAAAGAACCAGCTTTCGGTAAACCTTATTTCATAAAAACGTTCACCAACGGCTTACGTATAGCAGTAATCGGGGTGACTACACATTATATCCCAAACTGGGAAAACCCTTTTAATATTATGGGACTTGAATTCCTTGATGCTTTTGATACTCTCAAAGAATGGATTGAGCATTTACAAGAAACCGAGCAGTACGACCTCCTTATCGTTTCCTATCACGGCGGATTTGAGAGAGACCTTGAGACCGGCGATCAGACTGAGCAACTAACTGGCGAAAATCAGGCGTATCGGATGTGCATGGAAATTCCGGAAATCGATATTTTGTTGACTGGTCACCAGCATAGGCAGCTTTCTACTCAGCTTAACGGGGTGCTGGTTGTACAGCCAGGTCATAAAGGTCTTGCTTTTTCGAAGGTGTCGATCAAATTTGAAAACTCAAAAGGGAAATGGACTATAACTGAAAAAACAGCTGAGATTATAGAAATAGATGAAACCACGCACCCAGACGAAAAGGTCCTGGAGTTGACCAGTGAATATGAAGACTCTACACAAAAGTGGCTGGATCAGCCTCTCGGAGAAATTGTCGGGGATATGCGTGTCCATTCACCCTTGGAAGTCCGAAAAAAAGACCATCCGCTTATCGAGTTTATTAATAAGGTACAAATGGATGCTGCCGGAGTGGATATATCCTCAACAGCTCTTTTTCATAATGGAGCTCCAGGGTTTCCACGTAATATAACTATGAGGGATATAGTATCTAACTATGTCTACCCCAATACATTAAAAGTGATCACTGTGTCCGGCCAGGATATTAAAGACGCACTCGAAAAATCCGCAGAGTACTTTATTTTAAATGATGAAGGAGAAATCCAGGTAAATCCATCTTATGAAACTCCTAAACCACAGCATTATAACTATGATATGTGGGAAGGAATACAGTATCTTTTTGATATTTCCAAACCCGTCGGAAACAGGGTAACTCTCCTGAAATATAAGGGAGAACCACTGAACCTTGATGAAGAATTCGACGTGGTCGTCAATAATTATCGTGCAGGCGGCGGTGGAAACTTCAATATGTTCAAAGGTAAGCCAGTCAAAAAAGAAATTCAAACAGATATGACTGAATTACTAGCTGATTATATCCAAAGACAAGGCCAAATTGAGGCTACCTGCAACGATAATTGGAGAGTGCTGCCTCATAAATAG
- a CDS encoding CoxG family protein, with translation MPEGKHDIIIDVPIEQVWNFVKDMDNWAPLLPGYISHEKLNEKQSNWTFKETVGVLKKKISLQVTIKEWIEPTRVTFDLKGINENLTGNGYFNAEALGQNRTKMTGYLEMTAEGALAPVMNAVMKTSLPKSGQELTTAIAQKLEETKAIR, from the coding sequence ATGCCAGAAGGAAAACACGATATCATAATTGATGTTCCGATCGAACAAGTCTGGAATTTCGTGAAAGATATGGACAACTGGGCACCATTATTGCCTGGGTATATCAGTCATGAAAAGCTGAATGAAAAGCAGTCTAACTGGACTTTCAAGGAAACTGTCGGTGTATTGAAAAAGAAAATCAGTTTACAGGTGACGATCAAGGAATGGATTGAACCGACTCGGGTGACATTTGATTTGAAGGGAATCAATGAAAATCTGACCGGGAACGGTTATTTTAATGCAGAAGCGCTAGGACAAAACCGGACAAAGATGACTGGTTATCTGGAAATGACGGCAGAAGGCGCCCTTGCACCAGTCATGAATGCTGTAATGAAAACTTCACTTCCTAAAAGCGGTCAAGAGCTTACGACAGCAATCGCCCAAAAACTCGAGGAAACAAAAGCAATTCGATAA
- a CDS encoding DUF2161 domain-containing phosphodiesterase codes for MKQLYEADLYEPIRKHFLKQGYRVNGEVHDCDLTAVKDEDLIIVELKLNLNIDLLLQATRRQRLTDLVYIAIPKPKRISRKRWNDILQLVKRLELGLIIVSFAGNRKSVEFKVHPEPYKRMTSKNIRKKAALIKEIEGRSADYNIGGSSKSKIMTAYKENCIQIACYLDKLGQMSPKALVALGAGEKTPSILQKNYYKWYERVERGVYAINEQGKAELEDYPELVEYYLGKLENEDSL; via the coding sequence ATGAAGCAATTATACGAAGCCGATTTATATGAGCCGATCCGAAAACATTTTTTAAAACAAGGCTATCGTGTCAATGGTGAGGTACATGATTGCGATTTAACAGCTGTTAAGGATGAGGATCTAATAATCGTTGAATTAAAACTAAATCTGAATATCGACCTTTTGCTTCAAGCAACGAGAAGGCAGCGCCTGACTGATCTTGTATACATCGCGATTCCGAAACCAAAGCGCATTTCAAGGAAACGCTGGAATGATATCCTCCAATTAGTGAAAAGGCTGGAACTGGGCTTGATTATAGTATCGTTTGCTGGAAATCGTAAAAGTGTTGAGTTCAAAGTTCATCCAGAACCATATAAGCGTATGACAAGCAAGAACATTAGGAAGAAAGCAGCGTTGATTAAAGAAATAGAAGGAAGAAGCGCTGACTACAATATCGGAGGCAGCAGCAAAAGCAAAATCATGACTGCCTACAAAGAAAATTGCATCCAAATCGCCTGTTATCTTGATAAACTTGGACAAATGTCTCCAAAAGCGCTGGTAGCTCTCGGTGCGGGGGAGAAGACGCCCTCGATCCTTCAGAAAAACTATTATAAATGGTACGAAAGAGTGGAGAGAGGTGTTTATGCCATTAATGAGCAAGGAAAAGCCGAGCTCGAAGACTACCCGGAACTCGTGGAATATTATTTAGGTAAACTGGAAAATGAAGATTCACTTTAA
- a CDS encoding MBL fold metallo-hydrolase: MQTIEKIGERFWYMTPVSETDRPILGMVVGDERTLMIDSGNSEAHANLFLDMVKEQGVDKPTYVVLTHWHWDHIFGLSALENTVSISSKKTRIEIEKLRPLSWSNEAIDQRVAEGTEIEFCAKAIKQEFPDKRDIAITLPVMTFEDEIEIDLGGITCIIKHVGGDHAEDSIVVFVKEEKILFLADSIYPDIFSVKDNFTVEGTRDLLSKIEHFDADTYILSHSGVISKEEFIHEASLLRSIADLTERHDGDSKLIVEAFRKQMSRELTEEELETIVYFVNGFEMKEGQV; encoded by the coding sequence ATGCAAACAATTGAAAAAATAGGCGAGCGTTTTTGGTATATGACGCCAGTTTCTGAGACAGACAGGCCAATCCTCGGTATGGTTGTAGGGGATGAAAGAACTCTGATGATAGACTCCGGAAACTCTGAAGCGCATGCCAATCTTTTCTTGGATATGGTAAAAGAACAGGGTGTAGATAAACCCACTTATGTGGTTTTAACACACTGGCATTGGGATCATATATTCGGCCTGTCTGCGCTTGAAAATACCGTGTCAATCTCTTCTAAGAAAACGAGGATAGAAATTGAAAAGCTTCGCCCCTTATCCTGGTCAAATGAGGCAATAGATCAAAGAGTAGCAGAAGGAACGGAAATTGAATTTTGCGCGAAAGCGATCAAACAAGAGTTTCCGGATAAACGTGACATTGCAATCACTTTACCTGTAATGACTTTTGAAGATGAAATCGAGATTGATCTTGGCGGCATTACGTGCATCATCAAGCATGTTGGTGGCGACCATGCTGAAGATTCGATCGTCGTGTTTGTCAAAGAGGAAAAGATATTGTTCCTGGCTGACAGCATCTACCCAGATATCTTTTCGGTTAAAGATAACTTTACCGTCGAGGGAACGAGAGACTTACTGAGTAAAATTGAGCACTTTGATGCTGACACCTACATCCTGTCTCATTCGGGCGTGATTTCTAAAGAAGAGTTCATTCATGAGGCAAGTCTGCTAAGATCTATTGCTGATTTGACTGAAAGACATGACGGCGATTCAAAATTGATTGTAGAGGCATTCAGAAAACAGATGAGTAGAGAGCTTACTGAGGAAGAGCTTGAAACAATCGTATACTTCGTCAACGGATTTGAGATGAAGGAAGGCCAAGTATAG
- the bioB gene encoding biotin synthase BioB translates to MGYWKELALGVLEGNTISDAEALSILDCPDQELLELLQAAYMIRHHYYGNRVKLNMIINTKSGLCPENCGYCAQSSVSDAPIQKYRMMDKETIMQGAEQAYNLNAGTYCIVASGRGPSEKELDAVTSAVEEIKEKYGLKVCACLGILKPSQAERLKAAGVDRYNHNLNTSASHHEAITTSHTYKDRVNTVELVKNSGISPCSGVIIGMKETKQDVVDMARSLKALDADSIPVNFLHAIDGTPLEGTDELNPRYCLKVLCLMRFINPTKEIRISGGREVNLRSLQPLGLYPANSIFVGDYLTTAGQETTADHKMLEDLGFEIEFTKEEITT, encoded by the coding sequence ATGGGATACTGGAAGGAGTTAGCGCTTGGCGTACTTGAAGGAAACACGATTTCTGATGCAGAGGCTTTAAGTATACTTGATTGTCCCGACCAGGAACTGCTCGAATTACTCCAGGCGGCCTACATGATACGCCATCACTATTACGGAAATCGCGTTAAGCTAAATATGATCATTAATACAAAATCAGGTTTGTGTCCGGAAAACTGCGGTTACTGTGCACAATCGAGTGTCTCCGATGCCCCTATCCAAAAGTATCGGATGATGGATAAGGAAACGATCATGCAAGGTGCTGAACAAGCTTATAATCTAAATGCAGGCACATATTGCATCGTTGCCAGCGGAAGAGGGCCAAGTGAAAAGGAACTTGATGCGGTTACTTCTGCAGTAGAAGAAATTAAAGAAAAATATGGCCTTAAGGTTTGTGCCTGCCTTGGAATCCTTAAACCTTCACAAGCAGAAAGACTCAAGGCCGCTGGTGTTGACCGATATAATCATAACCTTAACACTTCAGCAAGCCATCATGAAGCCATCACGACATCACATACATACAAAGACCGGGTCAATACTGTAGAGCTTGTCAAAAATTCCGGAATTTCACCATGTTCCGGAGTGATTATAGGAATGAAGGAAACAAAGCAAGATGTAGTCGATATGGCTAGGAGCCTGAAAGCATTAGACGCCGATTCAATTCCAGTCAATTTTCTCCATGCTATTGACGGTACCCCTCTTGAAGGAACGGATGAATTGAATCCTCGATACTGCCTAAAAGTTCTTTGCCTGATGAGATTCATCAATCCAACAAAAGAAATCAGGATTTCCGGCGGCAGAGAAGTTAATTTGCGTAGCTTGCAGCCGTTAGGCCTCTACCCTGCCAACTCAATCTTTGTTGGAGATTATCTAACAACAGCAGGACAAGAAACGACTGCTGACCATAAAATGCTTGAAGATCTGGGATTTGAAATTGAATTTACAAAAGAAGAAATCACAACATAA
- a CDS encoding alpha/beta hydrolase, whose product MKKKIILIPIVTVLAIFIVLIAAGNYFYNVAINRSHESVDLHGGGKSVTAAKLLSEEEEQKKLDEIIAWTEEQSFELVEIKSEDGLKLNARFLKNDKPSGKAVILAHGYKGNSEQMPGITKFYYEQGFDILKPDARGHGLSEGDYVGYGWHDRNDYVQWSKFLAEEAGAEDIFLHGFSMGAATVLMASGEKLPEQVKGIIADSGYTTVLEELSHQLKYLYNLPAFPIMQVTSVITNIRAGYTFAEASAIDSVAKNKLPLLIIHGDKDALVPTEMGKRIFEKANSDKELWIVPGAGHTEAYTIAEQEYQEKLKAFWTKAIGK is encoded by the coding sequence GTGAAGAAAAAGATAATTTTGATACCGATTGTTACGGTTCTTGCGATTTTCATAGTATTGATTGCTGCTGGTAATTACTTTTATAATGTCGCGATCAATCGAAGTCATGAATCTGTGGACCTTCATGGTGGCGGGAAAAGTGTCACAGCAGCCAAGCTGCTAAGTGAAGAAGAGGAGCAGAAGAAGCTGGACGAAATTATAGCCTGGACAGAGGAGCAAAGCTTTGAACTGGTTGAAATAAAATCGGAGGACGGCCTAAAGTTAAACGCTCGATTTTTAAAAAATGATAAGCCCTCGGGTAAAGCTGTGATACTTGCTCATGGATACAAAGGGAATAGTGAGCAAATGCCAGGAATCACGAAGTTTTACTATGAGCAAGGGTTTGATATTCTTAAGCCTGATGCGAGGGGGCACGGTCTCAGTGAGGGTGACTATGTCGGGTATGGCTGGCATGATCGCAATGACTATGTACAGTGGTCAAAGTTTTTAGCTGAGGAAGCCGGTGCTGAAGATATTTTCCTTCACGGATTTTCCATGGGTGCTGCGACTGTACTGATGGCGAGCGGGGAAAAACTTCCGGAGCAGGTTAAGGGGATTATTGCTGACAGTGGGTATACGACGGTTCTTGAGGAACTAAGCCACCAATTGAAATACCTGTATAATCTTCCAGCATTCCCAATCATGCAGGTTACCAGTGTGATTACGAACATCAGGGCAGGCTATACATTCGCAGAAGCCTCCGCAATTGACAGTGTCGCAAAAAATAAACTTCCATTACTCATCATCCACGGGGATAAGGATGCATTAGTCCCAACTGAAATGGGGAAACGTATTTTTGAAAAAGCGAACAGTGATAAAGAGCTGTGGATTGTGCCTGGCGCCGGTCACACAGAGGCATATACAATCGCTGAACAAGAGTATCAAGAAAAATTAAAGGCATTCTGGACGAAAGCCATAGGGAAATAG
- a CDS encoding biotin transporter BioY: MKFKALDLTLASMFVGLMAIGANITSFVPFMVVGGVPITLQTFFAILAGIILGSRLGAISMTVYALVGLVGVPVFAKFGAGLSTFISPTFGFILSFILTAYIAGKIVEKNRTLSAFVIASLIGMVINYVFGTNWMYFAYKFWAAAPEGFTYKMAWLWMVVPLPKDIILAVFAGMMGYRLEKTVLSKGSFKHLRKAA, from the coding sequence ATGAAGTTTAAAGCACTTGATTTAACTCTAGCATCAATGTTCGTCGGCCTTATGGCTATTGGGGCGAATATTACCTCGTTTGTGCCATTTATGGTAGTTGGCGGTGTACCGATTACCCTGCAAACCTTCTTTGCGATTTTAGCAGGGATCATTCTTGGCAGCAGATTAGGAGCAATATCAATGACTGTTTACGCCCTGGTAGGATTAGTGGGTGTACCGGTTTTCGCTAAATTTGGAGCTGGCTTGTCTACTTTTATCAGTCCAACATTCGGATTTATCCTTTCTTTCATTTTAACAGCCTATATTGCAGGTAAAATCGTTGAAAAGAACCGTACTCTTTCTGCTTTTGTTATTGCTTCACTAATTGGTATGGTAATTAACTATGTATTCGGGACAAATTGGATGTATTTTGCCTATAAATTCTGGGCAGCTGCACCTGAAGGATTTACGTATAAAATGGCATGGCTGTGGATGGTTGTCCCTCTACCAAAAGACATCATTCTTGCTGTTTTCGCCGGCATGATGGGGTATCGTCTGGAAAAAACCGTTCTATCCAAAGGCAGCTTCAAACACTTAAGAAAAGCAGCTTAA
- a CDS encoding nuclear transport factor 2 family protein, with product MKRISEMLAQKQLDAYNKQDLEEFLSVYSDDVMIMDFPGSKVTTRGIEEMRIRYGRLFNEHPNNHAELLARMVHGNKVVDHELVTGRENSGPKKAVAIYEIEGEKIVKVWFL from the coding sequence TTGAAAAGAATTTCAGAGATGCTAGCGCAAAAACAGCTTGATGCATATAACAAACAAGATCTGGAAGAGTTTTTATCTGTCTATAGCGACGATGTCATGATTATGGACTTCCCAGGTAGCAAGGTGACCACTAGAGGTATTGAAGAAATGCGTATAAGATATGGCAGGCTTTTTAACGAGCATCCTAACAACCATGCTGAATTATTGGCGAGGATGGTCCATGGCAACAAGGTTGTAGACCATGAACTTGTGACAGGAAGGGAAAATTCCGGGCCGAAGAAGGCAGTTGCCATATATGAAATTGAAGGCGAAAAGATTGTGAAAGTATGGTTTTTATAA
- a CDS encoding GDSL-type esterase/lipase family protein translates to MKIIKFILLSSLLAILSFSAWIYYPQYQINKIKQENAPTVEKTNKLTYIDYYRTIPDSTINHLALGDSIIRGYNIPEEENFISQFSTQLSVETGKQVVSYNEGVIGITSERLNERVQAGVYDEAIKEADLITVNVGGNDILKLVKKSDIYSALKSFDSLQGGFSENLAEITIKIGELNPSATIVLLELYNPMPADHQFYSLADKLLPKWNLMIYEAAKGTPSSIVVQTTNVINSDNLDYLASDGVHPNPSGNTAISSQILQQFQQQHKADAVLANRQN, encoded by the coding sequence ATGAAAATCATAAAATTTATACTGCTATCGTCTCTGCTTGCCATCCTGTCATTTTCTGCGTGGATTTACTATCCCCAATACCAAATCAATAAAATCAAGCAGGAAAATGCTCCAACAGTTGAAAAGACCAATAAGCTTACTTATATAGATTATTACAGAACAATACCAGACAGTACCATTAACCATCTTGCTCTCGGGGACTCTATCATTCGTGGTTACAATATCCCAGAGGAAGAAAATTTCATCAGTCAATTTTCGACCCAGCTTAGTGTGGAAACTGGGAAACAAGTCGTTTCATATAATGAAGGAGTGATCGGGATAACAAGTGAGAGGTTGAATGAGCGCGTTCAGGCTGGAGTATACGACGAAGCGATCAAAGAGGCCGATCTCATAACAGTTAACGTCGGTGGAAATGACATTCTTAAATTGGTCAAAAAGAGCGATATCTATAGTGCACTTAAATCCTTCGACAGTCTGCAAGGAGGATTTTCAGAAAATCTTGCTGAGATTACTATAAAAATTGGCGAATTGAATCCTTCAGCGACAATCGTTCTTCTTGAGCTTTATAACCCAATGCCAGCAGATCACCAATTTTATTCCCTGGCAGATAAGCTTCTTCCAAAATGGAATTTAATGATTTACGAAGCAGCAAAGGGAACACCATCCTCCATAGTCGTACAAACTACGAATGTAATCAACAGCGATAATCTGGACTATTTGGCCAGTGACGGAGTGCATCCTAACCCTTCTGGAAACACAGCCATATCAAGTCAGATACTTCAGCAATTTCAACAACAGCATAAAGCGGATGCCGTCCTGGCAAACCGCCAAAATTAG